One Ignavibacteriota bacterium DNA window includes the following coding sequences:
- a CDS encoding VWA domain-containing protein — protein sequence MRTKMPGAAGCIIIVLLWMGNGAAGVAQPTLQISRLVNNWPTIELYYTVSCGGVRQTINDPARFSVREQGFPVTFDTQNCPDTNVRCPLSIALAFDASETMAGARNLAAKAAGHRFIDSLDGSTDEALVIWFNDSVAVAQSLTSDSSLLHNAVRGIPASGGTRFEDAGIVAAMELAAGASNACTALVIVTDGGGNTGTIWQNVFFPIVREKRIRVYSIGIGSGVQMAILDNISILTGGKSYLVLDPGELPAVYSSIAHICLQSFQECSLSYTAGCTDGSIRTVDLAVSGICGGSDTKVKSYKAPKDTSTFTTLHFGIGRADVEGDGTFSVPLLLEDTVDGVRAGVFTWSLLVPDSLALCLGADVPPGSPFAGQSITMQTMWSGKAGNTRYDFSTNDTILLQSSRPSTPVALLHFRATDRRGNDTACGTFDLIDGGFSSGCLRAAFTDADLCVRARAPFVVCDGDTLPHVAWDTNTDAYTLTPPLFTTRVRNVGVIPAETYRVTIQFDSRDLVLTGTLPLTQAGWPDTLFPNETGTAWWEGVLSPRLAGDSVPISFRQEFTNHAPFLCGGKMWVPASEPRVRAIGSPRMCEGGSVMLTATPGFVHYEWSDGQSGDTIVVRIGGAYYCTVTDTYGRMKDTPKFSVEVAPRPRPYLDPAGPLVLCDSTPVLLRVMQPFQSYRWSTGENTQSILATRPGRYWAEVTDGAGCTGITDTLVITIRRGPAAIVTGPAQACAGSVSTCRANGIPGARYRWFVEGADILLGHDTDALTVRWGRDSVARIVLALTDSAAQCTAFDTLQVRILSAPVARITPAGPTDVCAGDSVVLDAGAGYTSYLWSTGHRGRLLTAKTSAAYHAIVTDARGCSVSTDTVHVIVRRALRPRIAGTQSVCAGAMEQYSVAAASGQSVQWTVTGGVVLGAADQPLVTVQWSGRGAGGVRAELTDGPCSAHDSVLVRITAAATPAITTSGATSFCEGDSVSLDAGSGYAAYAWSDGSTTRSIVVHRGGVYTVAVVDSSGCSAHSDTVVVTVFTRPPAPMITRNGNMLATQPGYTHYRWMHDGVTIQGATRDTLTVFVSGTYSVEIVDSNGCSAVSTQYPVIVTNVETAASTRPVVHVYPEPNRGSFVVQIQAASRLERIYIYDILGRIVYETEWLLPVTAAHIDLHDLPDGHYLLRVSGVTKRVTIVR from the coding sequence ATGCGCACGAAGATGCCGGGAGCGGCGGGGTGCATCATCATTGTGCTCCTATGGATGGGAAACGGGGCGGCAGGAGTTGCACAGCCAACATTGCAAATCTCACGCCTCGTGAACAATTGGCCGACGATTGAACTGTATTACACGGTCTCGTGCGGCGGTGTGCGGCAGACGATTAACGATCCCGCGCGATTCAGCGTGCGCGAGCAGGGTTTTCCTGTCACGTTCGATACACAGAATTGTCCGGATACAAATGTGCGTTGTCCGCTCTCGATTGCGCTCGCGTTCGATGCGAGTGAGACCATGGCGGGCGCACGAAACCTAGCCGCGAAGGCGGCGGGGCACCGCTTCATCGATTCGCTGGATGGCAGCACCGACGAGGCCCTTGTCATCTGGTTCAATGACTCGGTGGCTGTGGCACAGTCACTGACTAGCGATTCGAGTCTGCTCCATAACGCTGTGCGAGGTATTCCGGCAAGCGGGGGGACGCGCTTTGAGGATGCCGGAATAGTTGCAGCGATGGAACTCGCAGCCGGTGCATCAAATGCATGCACAGCTCTGGTTATCGTGACTGATGGGGGTGGAAACACAGGTACTATTTGGCAGAATGTCTTCTTTCCAATTGTTCGAGAAAAGAGAATCCGTGTGTACTCGATTGGAATCGGTAGCGGTGTGCAGATGGCCATTCTTGACAACATCTCGATACTGACAGGTGGCAAAAGTTACCTGGTTCTCGATCCTGGTGAACTGCCAGCCGTATATTCTAGCATCGCACACATCTGTCTGCAGAGCTTCCAGGAATGCTCCTTATCCTACACCGCCGGATGCACGGACGGTTCCATCAGGACGGTGGACCTGGCCGTGTCGGGCATCTGCGGAGGATCGGATACCAAGGTGAAGTCGTACAAGGCCCCGAAGGATACATCGACGTTCACGACACTTCATTTCGGTATCGGACGTGCTGATGTGGAGGGGGATGGAACGTTCTCCGTGCCGCTGCTCCTGGAGGACACGGTCGACGGTGTACGGGCCGGCGTGTTCACGTGGTCATTGCTCGTGCCGGACTCGCTTGCTCTGTGTCTCGGCGCGGATGTCCCGCCGGGGAGCCCCTTCGCGGGACAATCGATCACGATGCAGACAATGTGGAGCGGGAAAGCCGGTAACACACGATATGATTTTTCGACGAACGACACGATCCTTCTCCAAAGCTCCCGGCCGTCGACGCCCGTGGCCTTGCTTCATTTCCGCGCGACAGACCGGCGCGGAAACGATACGGCATGCGGCACGTTTGATCTGATCGACGGGGGCTTTTCATCGGGATGCCTGCGCGCGGCCTTCACCGATGCCGATCTCTGTGTTCGCGCCCGCGCGCCATTTGTCGTCTGTGATGGTGACACGCTACCGCACGTCGCGTGGGATACAAATACCGATGCGTACACCCTCACACCGCCGCTTTTCACGACACGCGTGCGCAATGTCGGCGTAATTCCCGCGGAGACATATCGTGTCACCATACAGTTCGATTCGCGCGATCTCGTGCTGACAGGGACCTTGCCCCTCACGCAGGCGGGATGGCCCGACACGTTGTTTCCCAATGAAACCGGCACGGCCTGGTGGGAGGGAGTGCTTTCACCACGTCTTGCGGGCGATTCGGTGCCCATCAGCTTCAGGCAGGAGTTCACGAATCACGCGCCGTTCTTGTGCGGGGGAAAGATGTGGGTACCCGCATCCGAACCGCGCGTGCGCGCAATCGGCTCGCCGCGTATGTGTGAGGGCGGCAGTGTTATGCTCACGGCGACACCGGGATTTGTGCACTATGAATGGTCCGATGGACAAAGCGGTGACACGATCGTTGTACGCATAGGCGGCGCCTATTACTGCACGGTGACCGATACGTACGGACGTATGAAGGATACACCGAAATTCTCCGTGGAAGTGGCTCCCCGGCCACGCCCGTATCTCGATCCCGCAGGACCGCTGGTACTATGCGACAGCACCCCTGTACTGTTGCGTGTCATGCAGCCCTTCCAATCGTACCGCTGGTCGACGGGAGAAAACACACAATCGATTCTCGCCACACGGCCGGGTCGGTATTGGGCGGAGGTGACGGATGGCGCCGGTTGCACAGGCATCACCGACACACTGGTGATCACCATACGACGCGGGCCCGCGGCGATTGTGACTGGTCCGGCGCAGGCCTGCGCGGGCTCCGTTTCGACATGCAGGGCCAATGGTATTCCAGGCGCCCGGTATCGTTGGTTTGTGGAGGGTGCGGATATCCTGCTCGGTCACGACACCGATGCCCTCACCGTGCGATGGGGCAGGGATTCCGTTGCGCGCATCGTGCTCGCGCTCACCGATTCGGCCGCACAGTGCACGGCCTTCGATACGCTTCAGGTGCGGATACTGTCGGCACCCGTCGCTCGAATCACACCGGCCGGTCCCACCGATGTGTGCGCCGGAGATTCCGTGGTGTTGGATGCGGGAGCGGGATATACATCGTATCTCTGGTCCACCGGCCATCGCGGACGGCTGCTCACAGCAAAAACCAGTGCCGCGTATCACGCCATTGTGACGGATGCGCGTGGTTGCAGCGTGTCGACCGACACGGTGCACGTGATCGTGCGCCGTGCCCTGCGTCCGCGTATTGCAGGAACGCAGAGCGTCTGCGCAGGTGCGATGGAGCAGTATTCCGTGGCCGCCGCGTCGGGACAGTCCGTGCAATGGACCGTGACGGGAGGAGTAGTGCTCGGCGCTGCGGATCAACCCCTTGTGACGGTGCAATGGAGTGGAAGGGGAGCCGGAGGTGTGCGCGCGGAGCTGACGGACGGTCCCTGCTCGGCACACGACAGCGTACTGGTGCGTATCACCGCTGCAGCGACGCCTGCCATCACTACCTCGGGCGCCACATCATTTTGTGAGGGAGATTCGGTGTCGCTCGATGCGGGGAGCGGCTACGCGGCGTATGCCTGGAGCGATGGATCAACAACACGGAGCATCGTTGTGCACCGCGGCGGAGTATATACTGTCGCTGTGGTGGACTCCTCCGGCTGCAGCGCACATTCCGACACGGTGGTCGTCACAGTGTTTACACGACCGCCCGCCCCCATGATCACCCGCAACGGAAACATGTTGGCGACACAACCGGGGTACACGCATTACCGGTGGATGCACGACGGCGTCACAATACAAGGCGCGACACGTGACACACTCACCGTGTTTGTATCGGGAACATATTCGGTGGAAATCGTGGACAGCAACGGCTGCAGCGCGGTGTCGACGCAGTATCCTGTCATCGTGACAAATGTGGAAACGGCAGCATCCACACGGCCGGTGGTACATGTGTATCCGGAACCGAATCGCGGCTCGTTTGTGGTGCAGATACAGGCGGCGTCGCGTCTCGAGCGAATATATATATACGACATCCTGGGTCGAATCGTCTATGAAACGGAGTGGCTGCTGCCCGTTACCGCGGCACACATCGATCTACACGATCTCCCGGACGGACACTATCTGCTGCGCGTGTCGGGAGTGACAAAGCGTGTGACGATCGTG